In a single window of the Flavobacterium ammoniigenes genome:
- a CDS encoding NADH-quinone oxidoreductase subunit N: MNTLIAIIGLGVLCLVFEILNLRKAIVPVTIIGLLAVLGLNISEFGSTESYYGNMIVVSKYSTAFSSLFIVLTIFLVALGHNFYENHQNKISDFIAIKVFLLSGAVAMVSFGNLAMFFLGIEVLSISLYVLAASDRLLLKSNEAGMKYFLMGSFASGILLFGICLVYGAMGSFDVTEISELSQSAELPVWFPIGIALLTVGMLFKIAAVPFHFWAPDVYEGSPALTTALMSTLAKVVAMATLYKLLSVMNADISETYKMVIVAIAMASMTVGNIMALKQTNVKRMLAFSGISHAGFMLMTLLSLANSASSLLYYTTAYALSGIAAFSVILYVCKNQHNEDITNFHGLGKTHPFLAAVLTASLLSMAGIPIFAGFFAKLVLFTQTIENGYLALVLVAVINSIISVGYYFKLILAMYTKESNEERSGKPILIYAVAFTAITLNIIIGLFPSLVLDLLG; this comes from the coding sequence ATGAATACATTAATAGCAATAATAGGATTAGGTGTTTTATGCCTTGTATTTGAAATTCTAAATTTACGAAAAGCCATTGTGCCTGTTACCATTATTGGTTTATTGGCCGTTTTAGGGTTGAATATCTCTGAGTTTGGTTCAACCGAAAGTTACTATGGCAATATGATTGTGGTGAGTAAATACTCTACTGCTTTTTCATCTTTGTTTATTGTACTGACTATTTTCTTAGTGGCCTTAGGACATAATTTTTACGAAAATCATCAAAACAAAATCTCTGATTTTATAGCCATCAAAGTGTTTTTACTATCGGGTGCGGTAGCCATGGTCTCTTTTGGCAACTTAGCCATGTTTTTCTTAGGAATCGAAGTATTGTCAATCTCTTTGTATGTTTTGGCTGCTAGCGACCGATTGCTTTTAAAAAGTAACGAAGCCGGAATGAAATATTTCTTGATGGGTTCGTTTGCTTCCGGGATTTTATTATTCGGTATTTGCTTAGTTTACGGCGCTATGGGAAGTTTTGATGTAACTGAAATTAGCGAATTATCGCAATCGGCAGAATTGCCAGTTTGGTTTCCAATAGGAATCGCTTTATTGACTGTGGGAATGTTATTCAAAATTGCAGCCGTACCTTTCCATTTCTGGGCACCGGATGTGTACGAAGGTTCACCAGCTTTAACGACTGCTTTGATGAGTACTTTGGCTAAAGTGGTGGCGATGGCGACTCTTTACAAACTATTATCTGTAATGAATGCCGATATATCAGAAACCTACAAAATGGTGATTGTGGCTATTGCAATGGCCTCTATGACAGTTGGAAATATTATGGCATTGAAACAAACTAATGTAAAACGTATGTTGGCTTTCTCCGGAATTTCACATGCTGGTTTTATGTTGATGACATTATTAAGTTTGGCTAACTCAGCGAGTAGTTTGTTGTACTACACAACAGCTTATGCGTTGTCGGGAATCGCTGCTTTTAGTGTGATTTTATACGTTTGTAAAAACCAACATAACGAAGACATTACCAACTTTCACGGATTAGGAAAAACACATCCGTTTTTGGCAGCTGTTTTGACTGCCTCGTTACTTTCTATGGCTGGTATTCCAATATTCGCGGGATTCTTTGCTAAACTGGTATTGTTTACTCAAACTATCGAAAATGGGTATTTAGCACTTGTGTTAGTTGCTGTCATCAACTCTATTATCAGTGTAGGCTATTATTTCAAATTGATCTTAGCGATGTATACCAAAGAATCTAATGAAGAACGCAGCGGAAAACCCATCTTAATTTATGCAGTAGCATTTACCGCAATTACTTTGAATATTATTATTGGTTTGTTCCCTTCACTAGTATTGGACTTATTAGGATAA